Within the Hevea brasiliensis isolate MT/VB/25A 57/8 chromosome 2, ASM3005281v1, whole genome shotgun sequence genome, the region gataaagaaagaaaaatacgaggagagttacaataaaaaaaaattatatttaaaaagaaatgaattaataaaaaggtaaagagaagtaatgtatattttttatgtttaaaAATATGTGAAAAATAGGTAAATTTAAAGTGTATAgaaataaaaatattcataattATCCTTTTTCTTTGCTTATCTATTTTTATATCCCAATTTAGAGTGTAAAAAGAAAAGAGAtttagggggtgtttggtttacctgttagGTGCGGTGATaagtttaaaaaaaatgataGATATGGTGAATGGAGATGATACCCCATCAAATTTTAttcttaccttttttttttttttttttttcatcatcgGTGATAATGATCccggttttatttttattttgaccatattatccttttttatttaacttgaaaattaatattattaatttttttattttttatttataattttaatattttaattaatgtatttcaactttgttaaaatattttttattaataacataaaatataaaatatttatttatatccaaaaacttaaaattaattataaatttttctattaacaataataattattttattattttatctatatttttaaaattatttaattatcttaaaaaataattattttattatttcaataataaaataaatgatataatataaaagattaataattatatatttatttaaataatataatatattaatttaataattatatatttaatttaataataaaataaataatataatgtaataaatttataattttatatttatttaaataataaaataaattatatgatatatactcttattagtcatttcacatattaacagcaacagctaaatataattttaccaaacacttaatataaaacaaATATCAGTAATGACTATcgattgtattcaacagttaatccaaacaTGCCCTTAAGAGGTAAGGAAGGATAAAGTTTATCCTTACTTATCCTTACCCGACATTAACTCACTTGTTTCCACCTCTCCTTATATTTATTTACCTCTCTCTCATCCTCTTTCAAGCAGACCATAATATAACAGTCAGAAATCGAGACGGTATTTATATcactaaaaatttaaaactaaacaAAAATGAACAATCATCCGTTAGCTTAATATGACAAACGAAAGTTATACCAAACAATAATCACTAAGAATAGCTTAAATCTTATGGACCAAATAATAATTatactaataattaaataaaaagtgAATTTCACactaacaattttaaaaaattaattaaaattaattctataaatgaaacaacagctatttcttaaaaaaaaatttataaatattaaataaaaaattaaaaataaatacatatactcactttataattttttttaattacttattttttaAATACCTTCTTAACCAAAATTTCTTATTTAGTATCGAAATAACCTAGCAATAGACTGTTTATCTCACTTTTTCTCTTGTTACAGGATTACGTCATATCAAGATCAGATCAGTAAAATTTTGGCAgcatcaaaatatatatatatatattttcatagTTTCGCGGACCCTTGACTTTATGCCTTTTTATGGAGATCCAACCATAAGCAATACGTCAGCCAAATGCCAAGGAATACAGACAAAGGAAACTCATTATATTATAgttagcttaaaaaaaaaaacgacTTGAACACTTTATTCCCACTAAGCTATGATGTAGTGTTGACTAGGAAGAGAtttaaattgaataatattgTGACATGGAAGCAAGCAACTAGAGGCCACGCATGAAGCAGAGATGCCGACCAATTCCTGGTCAGAACTGTTTTATAAAGTCATAGATATGTTGGGCGACTTCCTCCGCTTTTTCTTGGTTAATGAAATGGCCCACTCCTTCCATTATCACTACTTCCTGCAAAAGTGGCACATCTTTTTTAAACCCACCGTTTGCTATGTAATCCTTTACACCAGGAAGATGGTAGGCAGTGTCCAGGTCCCCTACAATGAACTTAACTGGTACTTTGATTACTGCTCCTGTCCATGGCGCCATCAGCTCCCAGGCTCTGCAATTAAATTAAAGGAGTACTTAAAAAGAAATAATTAATCTTGTAAACTCAAGATCTCTAATTAATGATTTTCCAGAACTTACAAGTTGACGCTTCGGTAATAATTCAATCCCCCAGTGAAACCTTTCTGGTTAAATTTGATAGCGTAGTAATTGATATCTTCTTCAGTTAGCCAAGAGGGCAAGCTGTAGGGAAGATCTGGTAATGCTCTGTATACTTTTCCCTTTGGTAGACGAGGTGGGTTAGGATCGCGAATTGTAAAAATAGTTCTTAACATTGTTGCAGTATCGACTCCAGCAAACTCCTCATGAGCCTCTATTGGTTCCTGCAGAACAGCGTTTAGCAAGATTAAGAAGTGTAGACCACCAAAAGAGAACCCAGAACTagaaattgaacaatacaataaaAAAAGACTAATTATTAGATACTCTGAtaatactaaaaaaaaataatattctctCGTAGAAAAGTAGATATTCATTATAACCGAGAGAATACATTACACCTAGTAAGGCATGTACACCGATAAATCTAATAATTTCtcgtacaaaaattgaaaatacctGAAACCTGCAGATGTAGTAATCATCGCCGTAAACCGCCCTGAGCCCCTCCAAAGGCTTTAGCTGTGGATTCCTGGGGGAGAAGGCAACGCTGGTGTTGACCAAGGCCTTGATTCTATCAGGTCTAAACAAGCAGAAATACCAAGCAATCAGAGCCCCCCAATCATGGCCCACCAGAAACACTTGCTCGATCCCGAAGGCATCAAGGAGGCCGACGAGATCTCCCACGACGTGGAGCCCCGTGTAGTCATTAACGGATGGGGGAGAGTCAGTGTCTCCGAAGCCGCGAAGATCAGGGGCTAAGCAACGATAACcaagggaagagagagagaggagctgGTGTCGCCAAGAGTACCAGAGTTCAGGGAACCCATGTAAGAAGAGGATTGCTGGGCCGGTCCCTATAGTTGCTACGTGCATGTTTATGCCATTTGTGGCTACTGTGATGTGCTCAATCTTCTCCATTAATTATGGATTCTATCCCTTACCATGTTATATTGCGCCTGCGTGCGAGGATGGTGAGTCGAGAGATGATTGGATTGCTTGGAAGAGTGAAGATATTTATACAAGACTTGCGACCGGGCCAAGGGCAGAAGACTTTCTTGTCGGAAAGGAAATCTCAGATGCTAGATGAGAAAAAGTGAACATTACCAATCCAACTTGCTGATATTTGATTTGACAAGTGGATTTGTTCTCTTTATCTTAGACATATTCAAACTTTATTGCTAATCAAGCTACGTATATAATTATAAGAAAATGAGCTAGAACCCGACGATTCCcctacaaattaaaaaaaaaaattgcaaagtCATGGGCATATGAGAGAGATATTCTCATATGTCTATTCAATGGTTTAGATCCAAAGCAAACAAGCAGATGACTTTGTTGTTAATTATTAGgttgattaatttttttaggATATATATAGGTTGAAAATTGTTATCACTTGGATGAGATTACTTGTAATAATTAAAATGTCTGCCGTAATTACCAAGGCAGTTGGAGTCATATTCCTTATtcgattatttatatttaatgtttAAGACTTTGGtatcattaataaatttatatttaaaaaaaaaatttcttatttACCTAAGGAAAAAATTTGTCAGGATCCATATCCTTGTTTATGATCAGTCATTCcattctataaaaataaatttttttttatttgtctgaaattataaaaataataatttatttatttattaatacctTTATTTAAAGTGGATTGAAAAAATTTACTGTATAAAACCTAATATGTAACAGATTGGAgattatttttcaaatttaaattcgtttcaaattcaattatataattttaagtttGTCTTATTAGAGTTCGATCCAATCCAATAACCGCAAAAATCTGACCCATAGCTATTCCTGTTTTGGTGTGTTCAAAGTTTATAGACTTTTAAATGCATGTGAAACGGCATTTCTTAAGCTGCAACTAGCGGTGTTATCGTATAAAAACTTAGAGCATTGCGCTGTGGAATTGGCCACTCTTGATGGCTAATTTAATTAGTCCATGGTCGAGAAATATTTTGCGAAGTACAAGCAATTCGGACAAATTAAGTTCAGACAGGGTGATGCCTTGTCTTACGTTCAACCATTTTGTGCTCTTACTCGTTTCATTGAAAGGGCGTATGGGGACTTGGTCCTCCTGGTCCTGGAGGCCTCATCGCCATCGATATATAAGTAATACAAGAGTGTGAAGCCTAGCTTGGTTGATTTGCCACTTTTTTCTCATAATATATAGCAATATATACTagtatttttctttaaaaaaaattaattattaaattggcTAAAAGCAAAATTAaacgacttgaaactaaattaaaaataatcaaattCTACAGTTTGATTTAGAATCTTTAGTCATATGGATTAAAATCATCGATTCCAATCCAATGAGACCGTGGTTACTAAATTCAAATAAGATTGATCAATTGAATTAGAATtagtttaaatttataattaaacagaataaaaaattgataaaaaaaatcaagtaatccaattaatttttcattatagagTGCGAACAAATGGGTTGATATGattattttttttgtaaaatGTTGACAATAAGATTTAATCCCAATGCCTcataaaatatatttgaagttacaatcaattaaattaatttggcAGTTATacgtatttttatataaaaatatatctattattctataataattatttcattacaattttttttataaaattatttatttttttttttttttttttttttttttttaattaatttttttttttttttttattttaaatttttttttttttttttttttttttttttttttttttttttaaattttttttttttttttaaaaaataatttaaaaatttaaaaaaaaaaaataaaaaaatttttttttttttatttttttttttttttttttaatttttttaatttttttttttttttttgttttaaaaaattttttttttttttttttttctttttttcccttcttctctctttctcttctctctctccttttctccctctcctctctctctcttctctctctccctcagccCCTCGCCCCCGCCCCCTTTCTCCTCCGCCCCCCCCGCCCCAGCGCTCACCCACCCACGCCAGCCGCCGCGCGCGCGCGCGCCGCCGCCGCGGCGCGGGCTGGCCCGCGCCCGCCGCCTTCAAAGTCTTGCCCCCAACCAACGCTCCGCTTTGAATTTTTGTCTCAAACGATCCAAAGATCAAGCCATCGCATCACCTTCGTTCCCAAATTTTTTTGCTCATTCGAATTTTTTTCCGATTTTtcgatttgaaattttttttttcgattTCCATTTCACCAAGAATTTCCCGAAATTGAAAACCAGCCACCAAAAGATTTTTAGATTTCTCGAAACCCGCCaagcatttaattttttttttttttcgttttttttttttttcacggctttttagtttatttttttttttccttttttttattttgttttttttatgaTGAATGGTTTTTGTTAAAATTTATATCGAttatagaaaattttgaaaatagaAAAGAAATTCGGCCAAGGCCGGGTTTTCGGAAGAATTCGCTCGATGTCGGAATTGTTTCGGTTAGGTCCCGATCGGAAATTTGGCTAGTCCCCATCGTCAACGGTCTCCAATTGGTTTGTCCGAGTCCCTAGGTTAAAAAAACCGCTAAAAtagtattttaaatttaaaaaaaataaaaataaaaaataaaatgattctTTTAATTcgctttaaaaatttaaaacttttaaaattttcaatcttttaattttttagattttttttttattttttttttgcaaatgatcaaattttaaaagtttttaaatttttttgaataattATGATTTTTTTGTATTGATATGGCCCGGGAATTGTGTGATGATTGATGAGGTGTGATATATGATTGTGAGTATTATGTGTGTTTGTTGTGATTATATGTGTGATTTTGTAGTAGGTATTAGGGGGGTTTAGGTTTTGGATTTCGACCTTTGTTTttccgattttttttttttttcttttttttttttttttttttttttaatttgtaaataatatataattgtaattgaaaaaTGTATAAATTCCATAATATGCCTAATAAATGACCCTCGTGCACaccatgaaaaaaaatattaattttaatattaatttattataatataattattcatatatatatattaatatatatatgcatatatatatattatattatatatatatatatatttatttgcaTTATAATTTAtgatatgataaattgataaaTTTGTTAATGATTGTTGATTGTGTTGGTGTATGTGTGATGTGTGCTGTGTGTGGAATGTGATGGTGTGATGTGGTGGATGTTGATGATTTAGAAGTGATCGTTGACTTCGTTGTTCTTCGACTTGAGTTCTTGGCTTTTGAGTTCTTCTCTTGGTTCGGACTACGGCGTTTTGGTTTTCTAAAATTTatcgagttggatttaagagagagagagatttagaTAGATTGATGATTCATATGTGATGAGAGAGTGATGATGTGCTCGAATGATGATGTTTTTTGATTTGATGTGTGtgatgttgttgttgttgttgcatTTCATTCTGTTTGTAGTTAGTTATAGAGTTTTAGTAGATATTTTggtttaaatttttaatactttctTAACACTATTTTTACactcgctttttttttttttttatttttgaggatttttttttttattttttttttttttcttttcaattatttGTTATTTGtgctattaaaaattaaataaaattagaaaatgtATTGTTGTTTATGTGTTttaaaattgttattaatttaaaatttttattatttaattgggaCTTACTACTTATGGGATTGATGTTGGATGGATTGGATgagagattattattattattattatattatatgtgAGGTGGTGAGCTGGTGAGCCCtagataattatatattatatatacagTCTCGTGAGTAGAAACTAGAGAAAAATTCGCCAGTtagtccatttttttttttttgttttttttaaattGGGGGCAAAAATGGAAATGAGAGAGGCAGAGTTAAATGAAAAAGGCTACTACTGGGGGGGGCTTTTTTTTAGGTGAGTGTCCTAGTGAGTccccccataggttgggtcgtgacatattttaattaaattatcatatgtaatatattaaaaaattttcttttttatagtAAATAATATCAATtgactattttttttaaattatacaaCATTAACAATtttaaatcttaataaaatatttaaatgatttattaaaataagtaaattttattcaattttctaatattattaCTTAATAATTTGTGTAtaaaataacataatgaatattaaaatataattttttaaaaaataaaaaataataattaaatttaattatattaataaatgtgatatttaattaatttttaataattaatttttaaattattaatttatttattaaattagtaaTTTGTTAATTCGGTCTCTCAATAGGACAAAGACCAAAGCCGAATTTGGTAAGTGTGCGTGGGATTACTATTGTCTTATTGTTTGACGagagaaaaaaaataacaaaGCACCCGGAAAGAAATCTATCTCACCTTGCTTTTCAGCGAAGAAGTCATCGCTTTAATTTCAAACTTtcagaagtgaaaataaagggaGTGATCTCCTGACTTTGTTGTCATTCTTATTtatcaatataattatattttttaaatttatatatttgttatattttttatataaatatttaaatttaaatttatttatttaaattacagTAATGTGAagttttgtattttaaatttatattatgtcTATTTCATGAAATATCCTAAACATTTTGAAAAGAAAATTGATACTACATTTAGCAATGAAATTAATATTcattattaaattataaagtATATTTTTTATTGGCTATGcatttagcattttttttttctttttgttaccAAAGGCTTGAAATGTCAAAGGTCTTGAATTGTACTGTTGAAGGTTGGCGGCAGTTAGAGGAGGATAGCTTTCCTTTCGATTGTCACCTTcaataaaattgcaaattttgtTTTGGAACAAAAGGTAAACGCTCCCGAAAGTAGAAAGGGTGAATTAATTGAACACATTATTGTCAAGGCAACAAACATCACTCATTAATGCAACAAGGAATTCTTACATATGTGTTATTGGCTATAACTCCCATGCCATGTGAAAGTCTACACAAATTAATTGCCCCCTTTTACTCGTGTCTTCCAATTCTCCAATCAACTAATCTTTGAAGGGATCATGGAACACAATTAAAAAGCCCAATTAATAATTCAATTGTGCCCTTAGGTTATGTTTAATATAATACAatttaattaatgtaattaattatacaataaagtaaatagtataatatatatataattgtcattttatttttatatttaatgaaaatattaataatattttttcaatattaatttatttatgataataataattaataaaagagtGACAATAACGATAATAATTAGTGGTTGAGTATAGTAGTAACGATTATTTAGTGGTGACAGTTGTCAAATGATGATAGTATAGTGACAGGCTAAGTAATGACAGTACATCATGATGGTGACTATTGAATAGTGATAATGTacgagtgatagtggtggtgatAATTATTAAATGATAATAACAATGACTAGATAATGATAATAGTAGTAATAATAATGATAAGAATGATGGTAATATAAATCGTGATTaagtgataatgataataataaaaaattaaattaaaatatataagtaattataattatatataatttttaatataataatcattatattaataaaaatataatgaatTATATAATCTAATTATtacttaattatattaatttatttatacaatcaaataaaataatcaaacttgtaatttaattacatattttaTTTCTTGTACTAATGAAATATTAATTTATTCTTACATGAAAGAGAGGCATCAATGTTAAATTGATGTACACGCAATCgtttcattataattattaattatgataaaatCTTCATGATAatcaacttttatatatatatatatatatatatatatatatatatatatatatatatatatacacggttttattatatatatatttttccccCGAGCAAGCAAAACATATAACTCGATTGATTTTGGTGCACCTTTTGGCTTTTCTAAAACTCATCTACTCCTCAACACACTCCTTCCCTATGTATGTGTAGGCAAGTAAAGCTAATTAAAACCTCCTCTGCTCTGGACAGAAAAACCCTTTATTTAATTATCTAGGGAAATCCACATGTAAGAAACAAAGTAACAGTGTACCAGAGTCCTGGGCCCCCAAATCAATGTTCTTTGCCATGTGCTGCGCATATATTTTCTTGTTTATTTGTTTGAAATAATTAAGATGAAGTAAAAGACAATAAATTCCCTTCAAAATCAAAGAAGATTAACAGGATGAACTTCCGGTGACATTTCATAGACCCCGAGAGACTAGATGGAGCATTTATTCAATTAAAGTTGAGGAAGAGCAAGTTAACATGACCTCGCTAGGGCCTAACAGACAGAACACGTGGCTATTATTTCTGATCAGAACTTCTTAATGAAGTCATAAATGTGTTTATTAACCTCCTCTGGCTTTTCTTGGTTGAGATAGTGAGCCACTCCTTCCATTACAACCACGTCCTGCAGGAGGGGCACATCTTTCTTGAAGCCACCATTGTGTATATATTCCTTGACACCAGGAATGTGGTACGTAAGATCCAGATCTCCTATGATAAACTTCACGGGCACTTTGATTTCCACCCTAGTCCATGCAGCTGTGAGCTCCCAATTTCTGCAGTAAAAAATTATAATGAAGTAACATTTAGCAATTCTGAGTATATATATGCTAGTTCATAATTAATTATAGCAAGTAATCTAAAACTTTCAGGTTAATATTTCGATAATAATTCAATCCTCCACTGAAGCCTGTCTGGTTAAATTTGGCAGCATAGAAATTGATATCTTCTTCTGTCAACCAAGAAGGCAGGCTTGGGGGATCTGGTAAAGCTCTGAATCCTACTTCCATGGGAAAGATAGGTGGCCTTGGGTTGCGAGATGtaaaaaacaatttaatcaaTTCGGCAGTATTAACTTGAGCAAAGTCTTCTTCGGCCTCTCCAGGTTCCTGCAGCACAATTTAATTAGCAACACATTTAAAGAGGAATAATGCTAATCAAGAACCTTGAGGACACAAATGAAGACAATAGATTAGTTAAACACCTGAAATCGGCAGATATAGTAATCATCACCGAACATAAACCTGAACCCATCCAGAGGCTTTACTTGTGGGTTCCTCGGCATGAAGGCGACGCTCGTGTTTACCAAGGCCTTGATTCTATCTGGTCTAAATATGCACAAGGACCAGGCTATTAAGGCCCCCCAGTCATGACCCACTAAAAATACTTGCTGGATCCCTAGCGAGTCAAGGAGGCCGATCAGGTCTCCCACAATGTGGAAAACAGTGTATTGATTCACAGATTCAGGAGCGTCGGTGTCGCCATAGCCACGAAGATCAGGGGCTATGCAGCGGTAACCAAGGGAGGAAAGAGAAAGCAGTTGGTGTCGCCATGAGTACCAGAGTCCAGGGAAGCCGTGTAGGAAGAGGATTTCAGGGCCTGTCCCTATTGTTGCTACGTGCATGTTGATGCCATTTGTGGATACTCTTGTGTGTTCTATCTTCTCCATTTTTCTTATCCAAACACACTCTTCTCTTCCTTCTTTTTCCGCACCTTGCTGTGCAGCTGTGCCTGACCTTGCTTTGGTTTTATAGGAGGTGGGACTTTATTAgagtattttattaaaaaaaatctctCTTTTCACGAtcattagagaatttattaaaaaaaacaaaaaagaagaaaTCATTTATTAAGTGTAACGGGAATGGCTACTTGAGCACATTCGCGTGTCTGCCCTTAGGTCAGCTCATAATTAATAAGTCTTgagataagttttttttttttttttaattagctaaataaaatatattttttaatttaaacaatattttctattttttttatgttcttttaattaaaaataattatacttATGCacttattttcaaaattaaatgataaatatttttatttatatgaattttgtaaaaatttaaatatttaacgtTGAATTAATTGAAAAACTATAAATCTTCCCCTTATGTTAATAAATTAATACTAATTTAttctattatttattattaattatgaaaatactttttaaaaataataaatatattttaataataaataagtaCATTGTCACCACCTGATTCCACGGGCCAGATCAGCACTACGACTTGAGCCAGTATAAAGCCTCCGAGATCCGCAACAAGCCTTACTGTTTCCAAACTCATAACTAAGGCCAAAACTAAGGctcaacatgtaaataaaataaaataaaatattatatttttattcgaaCCAACTCAACCTGATAACCATCAGAAACCAAAATTAGGGGAGCCTAGCTCAACCCGAATATCATaatgtataaaatatttaatatcataaaaatttttcatcagttgatacaataaatatataacttaatGTCACATCAGAGTTCTAATTATTaaacaaataaattagtaaatgaataaataaatagatactcAAAACTATTAAACTAAACAGCGCAACTTACGGAGGAAAAATATAGGTTAAACTCGAAGAAATAAATACGCTCCTCATGCAACCTGTgaaaaatatttgaacaggaatcagtattcgactcagagagtttagatatttattataagtgcaatttttataactatttaAAACTAGTACAATCCTACCATGAAATGCACATCTATTATATATAACAATTAATTCACTCAATATTCGCATAAGACGTTAATTTAGAGCTACTCACATACTCagtgtatcacatcaatatatacatagggagctgatccctatatagctctcttaatccaatacctgccagtgaggtcaactcaagtcagactttcgcttaataatccaagtgtaGGGGTCAACGAGATTAACTCAAAACCGTACTCACCCTGACTTATTTATATACAAGGATCGCATCTCAGCTAGTCAAGCTCCAGCTACGAATACCCATCCTACTCATATCCTTATCCACACCATATTCATGCTAACGCACACACAAAATTCCAAATTATCTTCAGGGCGACAATCACAAATAAATAACGATAATGAAATATGCAGCAATCAAAATGtccctaa harbors:
- the LOC110635979 gene encoding uncharacterized protein LOC110635979, with the translated sequence MEKIEHTRVSTNGINMHVATIGTGPEILFLHGFPGLWYSWRHQLLSLSSLGYRCIAPDLRGYGDTDAPESVNQYTVFHIVGDLIGLLDSLGIQQVFLVGHDWGALIAWSLCIFRPDRIKALVNTSVAFMPRNPQVKPLDGFRFMFGDDYYICRFQEPGEAEEDFAQVNTAELIKLFFTSRNPRPPIFPMEVGFRALPDPPSLPSWLTEEDINFYAAKFNQTGFSGGLNYYRNINLNWELTAAWTRVEIKVPVKFIIGDLDLTYHIPGVKEYIHNGGFKKDVPLLQDVVVMEGVAHYLNQEKPEEVNKHIYDFIKKF
- the LOC110635969 gene encoding uncharacterized protein LOC110635969, whose protein sequence is MEKIEHITVATNGINMHVATIGTGPAILFLHGFPELWYSWRHQLLSLSSLGYRCLAPDLRGFGDTDSPPSVNDYTGLHVVGDLVGLLDAFGIEQVFLVGHDWGALIAWYFCLFRPDRIKALVNTSVAFSPRNPQLKPLEGLRAVYGDDYYICRFQEPIEAHEEFAGVDTATMLRTIFTIRDPNPPRLPKGKVYRALPDLPYSLPSWLTEEDINYYAIKFNQKGFTGGLNYYRSVNLAWELMAPWTGAVIKVPVKFIVGDLDTAYHLPGVKDYIANGGFKKDVPLLQEVVIMEGVGHFINQEKAEEVAQHIYDFIKQF